Within Cyprinus carpio isolate SPL01 chromosome A7, ASM1834038v1, whole genome shotgun sequence, the genomic segment GATTACTACACCTTATTTCCTTATTAAATGTTTGTCAGCCAAACATGACCAACCAACCGTCATAGGATTGTGATGCCATAATTGCACCACATGGTTACGGCTGtcacaaaaaataaagcagattCTATATGGTTGACTCataagtgggggaaaaaaacttgtGGGTGTGTGGATTTGTCAGAGTTTTGGTGTCCACATCAATGGTACAAGGTGTGCTGCTTATTAAATAGTGTTTGGGTGGGGTTTGGGCAAGGAATGCCGTGAAGCAGGGGTACACTCCTTATTCGTGACCAGTAGAGCTTGCCCTGTTTAAGACTGTTGTGCTACTCGATCAGCCTGTTCTCTTTAACTTTCTCATCACTCTCGCTGTTGACACTCCCTGTTCCTGTTGAGATTCCAGAGTAGATTCATCCAATTTGGGTTACCTAGTGTTGCCTCCACAGCTTGATGTTTGACCCAACTGTTGAAAGTGGCTTCTGGATGAATTCAGATATTGTTTGTTTCCAAATCACATGAATTTTTGAAGTGTGGCTGAAAATGGCTTCCCTTAACAGGTTACATAACACAGTGGTGCAACATGTGGGTGCTTTGCAGGGTTAGATGTCAGAAAGTATGGGAGGGATCATTGAAAATTCCATGAGAAAGTTCCACCATTTGACTATTGTTGACTAAGTATTGTTCACTATGCAGCTGAATCATCGAGGAATGTTGTGTATATGATTAGTTCTctttgtacaaaaaaaagtgtcattataGATAGttgatgcaaaatatttttatgattgctTTGTGTATAATagacatgaaaataatgtcatgttaaaatttatattattgtataagcaaaagtgtttattttaggtACTGTGACTGGTCACCATTTATTTTGTTCCACCCCCCACACTCCCCTCcctttttaaaaatcacttttatggAAGTTTTAACAAACTTAAAATGGTAAATCAAATGTTCTCAAACTATTTAATCATATTCTAAAAATGGATGCTCAAGtgataaatcaaatgcaaattcatttctTCATTTGTAGTAACAAACtatagcaaaaataatattaaatatattttgatttgttttttttgttttttaaattaaagccatattataattaaaactataacTCAGTGCTCTTACTATAAAGTTGTCATATGGGCTTTGTCGATTAAGAACTATCGGGGACCATTTTGATCAttggatttatttctttttgatttatttattttagcatttgaaaattttatttatcattttaatttttgtatagaAAAAACTTCCATACACTTTTTTTTGCCTTCACCAGTGTTACAAATGAATTTTTAGAAGTACAGTATTCTGTGTAGTCTTTCAAGTAATATAAGgtgcatgcataaaaaaaaatgaggaatgtttttttttttttttttttttttaattttttttttataaagaatagagCATTTCACACCATTAGTAATGGTTGATTATCTCATAGATATTTATCTAACTTACTTAATTTGTAGATTAAAGGGAAAGGCTaccaagaagtaaaaaaaaatatttactcactcttatgttattccaaatctgtatcacacaaaagaagatattttgaaaaaatgtatttgaaaaaaaattaagaaaattaaatagatttttttttttttttggtctgtacattgaaagtcaatgaggtccagtgttgtttggaccCTGTACATATTTGTAGTCCACAGAAGAAAATTGCTCGGGTTTAGAACGatatatgagggtgagtaaatgatgacaactaTTCCTTAAAGTCATGTAAATTGTTGAGGAAAGTGCTTAGTTATTTGCTGTCGGCTCTTTTTTCTAGATTCTTCAGATGTAAAAGGTGCTTTGCTGGGCATTTCACTAACATTTTCCCCTTTCAAATGTAGAGTATAAGAAGGATACCGAGACTTTTCTTCTCATTCTTCTTtcctaatttattttttcagattccTTTTTTTCTTCGCCTGTATCTCTCATTCAGTCTCCTCAAGGCAAGTGTATAGTTCTCTTATGATGCTCGCCTGCTTCTCTACCTTATATCTTTCTCTCCATGCTCCTCTGTCATCTCTGTTCTATTAAGTATGCTATATCCCGCTGAGCTGCTGCTTTGACACTCTCCATCCCTCTCGCCAGTGACCCTCTCCTCCTCTATACCAGGCTAGATGCTCACAGTAAGGGCTTCCTTTGGAGTTCTTCTTTTTAGGAGTAGGAAATGAAGCAGAGGACACTAAAAGAAGCTAACAGTTGTTTCAGGGAAACCATAAAAATTAGATCCTTATCTCTAAAGCTAGAAGCCAACCAATTTCTATAGAATATCATCAGAATGTCCTCTCCTTCAATCTGCATGGTCTTGATAACTCGGTTCTTACCTAAACATTAACAATCAAGCTCATAGTTAGTCTCACACCTGCACGCCACTTGACCATGTACTGTGCAGTCCAACCACCCTTCCTGACCAGTTTTGTAACAAGACCCTTGCTGTTTCTAATGGTGACCCCCTTGCAATCATGCCCACTGGAATCCATAATAACAGCCAAGTCCCTCCTGTTTTCAACCGTTTCTGAAACCCTCAAACTTGGATTCACTTCATGAATGCTCTTCAACTGAGGTCATCCAAATTTCTATGGCTGATCTTCTAATGCCTTATTTGATCTAACATGGTCTCTACTTGACACTGTAAATCCAGACTTTTATCAACCATACCCTGTAATATATGGTTTCCCGAGCTAAAAAGTTGAACGTAGCATGTCCTGGCAATAATTTGTGGCTACCCCCTCACATTTAACATTAGTATCCCCTGTCATTTCGTCAGCAACCCACATCTGACAAGGTTCACAGATTTAAAATGGGAAAGCTAAGTCCCCACAGATGCTAGAAATTCAATCGGCTCCAGTCTATACCCACTGCAAACATGATTTAGGTCAGCGTTACTGTGGGTCCAGCTTAATCCCAAGATTGCCACCTTATTTTAAGATAGCAGAGAAGTTCAAGTTCACTTTGTGCAAGAGCAGAATCCTAAAAACGGATCAGGTTGGTGTCCCTAAGGATTCTTGTCCTTGATGTCCCCCCTCCCCCACATCAAGCCGTGTTTGGAGCTACACCCCAACACGGCACTGGTCCTGAAGGTAGAGCGCCACTGGGGAGGGATCTAGCAACAGGACGCTGCTCGGGGTTGCATCCCCATGACTGCTTCGGCTGACTCTTCACCTGCTTTTTCCATGCATTTTGCATGTTGTCTTTTACCACAGAGTAAGAGGAATTCCTCAGGTTTCagtctttttgtttgtgtttgtttgtttttgtttgtttttgttttgtttttttgtctattaCTTTGAGGATTTTGATCATCATAGCATTTATGTATAAAGCATTAGCATAAAGTAGATTTTTAGTAAATCCCTCACACTATGTTGAAGTCTTCAGATATCATAGGTATCCCTTGAATGTTTAGGATGTCATTAtgtttaaagaaatttatttcagttaataatgtCTGCTATATaaacttttgtttaaaatactttgttgattttgtaaaatatttagctttgtttttttcataaagatTGCCAACCACAGTGTTTTGATCTCTGGAATCTGATctgaataactttatttttttaaacgacTTATCATAATAATGTTGCTTAGTTTATACAATGAGTACTTAACCATActagaatctttaaaataaaaagtcttaaagttGAAACAGTGATGAGGAATAACATGTAAACTGACATGTAACAtacaataaattgcattttgtctatattatattcctataaattaaatctattttcagAAGGCTTTACTCTGACTGGGTAGGCCCTATAAtcactatatggagaaaatacCAGTTCCTGTCAGTTGcagtgcaggtttttttttaactagtacAAATGTTGCATACAGCATGCAAATTAAAAGATTATATCTTACAGGAAAACCAGTAAATGGCAGGTTTGGACAGGGAAAAATTGATTACGATGTTAGAATGTGGTAGTGACGGTGTGTCATGTAACAGAGGTACCTGTTGTCCCTCTAGAACCTGTTATATCATCCTACCTGAGAGTCAGGAGaaattattaaacttaaaaatattgctTAGCATATGTGACGCAAACATTGTATTCAGATGTGCCTTGTTACCTGCCTACCTCCACATAGTCAAGTGCCTGTGAAGGCAGAATTTGTCAGCTTTCTTACACAGCCACAGTGGtcagaatttcatttttcaaCATGTGTCCAGCATTCATTTTGCTGTATTCCCTGTGCTCTTAGAATTCTGGCCTCATTATGTCATCTACACCATAAGGTGATTTCTTTATCATCTAACTTTTTGAGATGGTTTGACAGTTGAGGCATGGTTTAGACTGCCCTTTAGTAGAAGCCACAATAACAGTGCTTTAATCATAtaacaaattaattgttttagtaattttactgagGGTATTCAGTACttcttctgtttgtttgtctgtattaattgtttctttgttttggggGGTGTTTGATTATGGATGTCATCTGAAGTAAACAGTTGTGCCTTTACAGGAACAATACATTAAAACCATTCAGAGGCACTGTGTGTGTCATTGAGATTCCTCAGTGGTATCAGCACATTGTCAAGCTGGCATGCAGACATCAAACTCCATCCATTAATATGTGGAACCATGCAGTGTGTGCATGATCGCTTTAGCTTCAGTTAAATGGATGCAAGCAAATTAAGCATCTTGGGAATGCTCCATAAAGTTCCAATGTAGCTGCTGATTGCTAAAATTGTTGGGGTCTTTGGCTTTGAAATTTTAATGATCTTAATTTGTTTAAGACAAACCTATACAAGCCTGAGCTTCAGCATGTTCCCCTGCTTTAGCAAATCAGAATTAAGGTAAAGTATGGCTTGATCTTTATTTCCAACCCTCCTTTTCCTCCTCTTTCCTGCTGCATAATGGATGCAGACAAAAAAGTGGTACTGGGCTCTGACAAACCTTCAGAGAATTTGGCCACATCTCTTCGCTTTTCTTCTCAGTCAAGTTCCTTTTCACCAGTTGCTTATGGAAGCGACTCTTCAGGATCACCTGGTGCCAACATAGATCATACTATCAAAGAGAAACGGGAGGTTTTTGATTCATCTTTTGGCTCTCAAAAGCAGGACTCCCCTATAAAGGCATCCCCAGTGTCTGAGAGAATCAAAGCACTAGAAGCGTTAGCTGCAAAGCAGAATGATTTTGATAGAAATGATGGGGGGTTTCCACATTTTAAAGAGCGTCACTATGAGAAGTCCCCTACTGAATCGCATGGAATTTCCTCCCACTTGTCCTTCCAGAAAAGGACAATATCAAATGAGCAGGAATCTTCAGAATTACCCTTTCAGAAAAGGAAAATGTCAAGTGAGCAGGAATCTTCAGAATCACCTTTTCAGAAAAAGATCATGGCAAATGAGCAGGAATCTCCAGAATCACCCTTTCAAAAAAGGACCATGGCAAATAAGCAGGAATCTCCAGAATCACCCTTTCAGAAAAGGACCATGTCAAATGAGCAGGAATCTCCAGAATCACCCTTTGAAGTGCTTGGAGAGGAAAGGCATGGAAGTGACTTTGAGGACACCGCTGACTGGATGAGAGCTCACTTACCTCCAGCACCAGATTTCAACATTGAAGATCCTGATCTTGATGAGGGAAGTGATTTGCCTGTGGTGCAAGAGAGCCCATCCAAAGTGATGAAACCAAACAGTGTTGATACAGCAGAAGTTTCAGAACCTTTTGCAGTTCCTAATCAGTTTATGGACAGTCCTATCAAAGTGGCAGATGACATCAATCAGTCAAAGGATGATGACAACAAGCAATCAAAACAAGAGAGTGTTGAGGACGATTCTGAATTTGACCTGAACTTTTTACCAACAGCCTATATGTGGAACAAACAAGAGAAAGAAGATATGGGCACTCAAGGGTATCAGATATTACCTGAAAGTCAAGAGCTTCCTTCCTCTCCTGCTCCTCCTGCAGATTTTGAGTCTGCATCACCCCCTGTATCCCAACAGATGGAGCCCAGTTCTGCACAACGTTCCAATATTTCAAAGGGAAACTTGGAGCCTGGTGAAATCCAGGAGATAGACAGTTCTGGGGAGTCAGATGATACAGTGATTGAAGAAACCGTGAGCATCCCAAAAGTGGGAAATAATGGCCTTGACACCGAAACCCACAAGGAAGAGGAGACCCTTCCAAACAATGAAAAACAGCCAATTCAGGTACCTATTATTAACGTTATTGAAACTGAGGAGCAAGTTTTCAGTGATGATGAAGAACCACCTGAGGTGGAAGGAGAGGtgatggaggaggaggatgaagagtgTCAGATATTGCAAAGTGAAGGCAAAAGGTCATCTGAGCAACACGACTCAGAGGTTCCAAAAGTATCAGTGGAAACTCTACACGATGAGCGTAAACCTGACCATGGCATTTCCTCTCAGACAAAACAAACCAGCTCTGATGGTGAGCACTCTCCTGAACACAAGGTGATTGAAGATGATTATGAAAGTGGCATTTTTCTCCAGTCCTCTCCAGACTCCGGAGGCCTAAATTCAGAGGACTCTCAAGAGCTTATGTCTCAGACTTTAGTGTCCTTTGAACCCCTTAAAGAGTCATCCCTTGATAAAGACCTTGACAAGACCGCAGAAATACTTTCTGACCTTCCCCCTGACATCAGTTCCCCCTCAAATGAGCCCAGTGATGTAGAGACTTACCTGGATCATTACGCCAGTGAAGAGCTTGCTTTAAAAGACCAACTGAATTCatcttattttaaagaaattaaaggtGAGAAAATAGAACCTTTAAAGACAAGTTGTCTTCCAGATAATCAAAATACAAATGTTCAAGAATCCTTTGAACATATTACTTATGATTTTAACGAGACACTCAACGAATGCAGGCTAGACTATGAATCTGTGCCTGAGCCTTCCCTATCTGACCTTTCATCTTATATTCCTGATGATATTGAGACTactctccttcaaaacaaaatgcCAAGTGTTAATTCAGAAGATCAGAAGTCAGCAGTAGAAATCAAGGATTCACCCTTGCAGGAACAGGAGGAGTTGCCAGTCCAGTCCATTGATCAACAACCACCAGTTGAAGAGAAACCACCTGCACCATTTCCCTCTTTTCACAGTGAGCAGTCTAGCAAAATGATTGATAATATGTCTGGCCCTATGGCAAATGAGGTTACTGAGGGATCAGTGATAACTAAGTCTGAACCTCGAGTTATGACCACCAAAGATCTTTTAGATAGACCGGATTCGCCAGAGACCCTGAGTGATACAGAGATGGTTGAAGCAGAATGTTCAGTAACAGCAGCGACTGACAGCTTCGTGGAGTTCATGAAGGAGTGTCTTAAGTCACGGCAGGGTGAGGAACCTGAAGTCCTCAGTCCTGGACACAAAACTATAGACCAGAATCCCAAATCTGATGCTTCTGCTTCCACTCAATCCTCCCCAGCAAAGATTTTGGACTTAGAGCAAGAGCCCCTCACAATTTCTGCTTTGAAAGAGCTCGGGAGCAGCCAAGAGGAGGAAGACAATGATTTTCCCACCATGAAGACTGTCCTAAAGCCTGATAAAGCTCCACTTCCTACACCTAGTGCTGAGGCCTCACTTACCTCATCTTCTCACACTCCTCAAAACGAGTACCAGCCTGATGCCTTACTTCCCAAAGAGGTAGAGGCAATCGACATTTGGGTAGCAGAGGCCTACCACCTTGCAGAGCATGTCTTGACAGCAATACTAACTCACCTTACAGGTAACATGTTTTTCTTCTGGGCAAGCAGCCTGCTAACCCTGCACGCATAGTACGCCCAGACACTAGACCTTACTTACCTCTTTTACTTTATAATTCAACTTTAATTTACTCAACTCTAACCTATAATAATGCTTCTGAAAAGATGGCAATATGTAACATTTGCCTTATGGAGATTATATATGCTTTGTTTGTTGTGAGGCAATctttaattgtgattaaaatatatatattagctaaGACCAGTCATATCGTTAAATGTACTGACTTTTTTTCAGACATGTCTCAtgaccttaaaggggtcatgtgatgtgatttcatgttttcctttgtctCTGGAGTGCTAAAAGCTGTTTGTGCAAACAGAAGATCCGTAAAgtcgcaaagattaaagtctcaaacccaaagagatattctttatgaaagtgaACGCTCAGCCACGCCTTCCTAAAtgcctcgttcaaacacgcccccacatatctgcatcactgtgtgggaagatttgcatagcaCCGCCCAAATGTAGACGCaaaaaaagaaggcgtaacttttattcttgctgtagtattgttgccgccaccatatcgtggagatgctgtgtgttttgttgtgaaagcgaaactactttgtttggccttccaaaagagaacacaactagaaatcagcagataagtttaatttacagtacattacattacattacatttatgcatttagcagacgcttttatccaaagcggcttacagtgcattcaggctatcaatttttacctatcatgtgttcccggggaatcgaacccccaaccttgcgcttgttaacgcaatgctttACAGAGgaaagtttcctgaacctggtaagggcataacattttcagcacatgcttgaggtattcggccaatcagagcacaccgtgcttttcagaacaatgagctttgtaaaaattgacgcgtttcagaaaggcaggccATAGAGGAACAACAATAAcctacagtatgtggaaaataatgtgtttttaaccttaaactgcgtGAACACATTgtattacatcaaatacacaaaataatctcctttttagcaacatcatatgaccccttcaaaaaCATGATGATACAATATTAAAAGTGCTAAGTATAAACATTCTTGCAGGGTGGCTACATGCACAGCCCTTGAGGTCAGGTCACAcagtttttgtcttgtctcagGTTTCATCTTTTTATGTAACCTTCTTCAGGAAGGCCATTGGGAATGAAGTCAAGGTAAATGTGTAATTTAACGGGAGTAGCATTTTCTTCCATTTGGCAGTTAGTAGGCTATTGTTATGTGTATACTAGTGTGATGTTACATGAGAGAAAGTGATGCAGAATAATCGGTTTTGTGCAATAATTTCCTCTTAAAGTGAGAAATGCTTGGCCTTTACCATAAGGACAATGGTATTACAAAAGCAGTttgattaaatgaaataaatttaagaaGTTTCAGTTTTTCCTTGAAAGATAAAGCTGTAATTAAAACTGCATTCTAATATActgtcaaaatatgcatttaagcaTATATATTCCCCCCTTTGGTTTTTCTGACATGAAATGCGAATTTATCACACATGGCCCAGTAGAACTCACAGTTGTTTCACAAATATGCAGAAGGAAAGGTCCAACGCCTTATCTAAAGCACATACTTTTCCTGCATGCCTTCAGTTACCATGAATGACTCTGTTagaatgtttacatttatgcTCTAAGCAGACACTTTCTTGATAATGTAGAATCAGGTTTCTGTTAAGGCTACATGATTAACAAcacaatttctaaaataataatagtataatataatacttttgtTTGTAGAAcctgaatttatttattgtaggcTACATATCCAAAACAAGCTGAGAATGTTTTTctcaattatttttaatgctgatGTTTGAGCCTACAAAGACTCCCATTGTGATCAACAAAGTTAATGGagaataaattatctttttacAATAAGTTATTCACAGATAATTTTATAATCGTGCAGCCCcagtttaattattaaaaagtaatagatACTTAGGTATTTACTAAAAAGACAATGAACACTAACATTttattaacactttacaatgtgtgtcattttgttaacattagttaatgcatgagGTAtcatatacaaatgtttttttgttttttgttttttaccaaatTTATTAATACTGGTTAAAGGTAATTTATGAATATACTAAattgctataaatatattttttttgtttttaattcatgtgcTTGATGAGCTTTCCAGTGGTGTGAAAGTTTGTTATAATGGGTGTGGCGGTTTCCTCTTGGGTTTTTCAGAGCTGTAGATAatagtgtgtggttgtgtgtacTACTGTAGCATAGGTTTGGCTAATAACTGTACtcaattatgtatttatatgaaactacAAATAAATATTCACGTTAGGCATTAGAATTTTTCTAAATGCTCTGCCATGTAAAATGTAGCTGTTTAATTTCACTTGAGACTTTAAAAGTATGAGAAGCAAGTGCAAACATTTTAAGCACTGAAACAGACCATAGTGTGGAAAATAGCCTTTAAATAACTGACCTCATTAGGTTTTCTTTGCATGAAATTGACTCACACCGTTCGTTTCTGAACATACAAATGAGCACTCACTCAACTGGAATTTTTAGCTGAAATTTTTGTACTTGGGTGGGATGGGTGATTTCATGCATGACTCGTAAATGATTCATACACACGTGAACTCTTACATGGTTTCGCACAGTTGCATTAGATGGTGTATGTACCTTTAAGAGTCGAGCTGTGCAAGAACTAAAAGAGGCCACTGCGGCTCAGCAGCCACTGGGACATGCTGTTGTATCTGGGTCCACTAATGCCAACGAGGGAGGGAGGAAAAGATAACGAATAACTGTTCTCAGCCGAGGCTGCCTCCCTGTGGGCActagcaaagcatgctgggagggACTGAGACCCCTGCAGTGAGCAAGAAGGAAACCCCTCACATGCACTGAGCGTTTTAGCCCCCGAGCTGTAAGAGTGGACAAAAACAATGGTGCTTTCTTAGGCTCTGAATCATTTGCCACACACCATTATGCTGTAGTTATGTTACATTGACTGCTGTTGTAAACAATCTTTTTTTCCTCGTTTTTCACTTTTTACCCACTTCCTCTCTCAAAATATTGCCTTCAGCTGACCTGAGCTCATtagaatttttcattaaataaatgcagccttggtgagacttcttttttatggattataaaAGTTCTAccaaccccaaatgtttgaactgtAGTACATTGCCTGTTATTTAACGTAATTTTAACCTAGCATGAAAAGTAGAATTTGGTCCACGTATCTCCCTCCTACTcgtaattcattttatttatttattttggcctgTCCCAACTTAGTGATCTTGAATTTGGATGTCTTcagtcattaaaatcatacaaaaatgtaattttatatgcCCTATTGAACAGATATTTAGCAGTCAGTGCAATTCAGAATTTAAACGTTATCTGAAAACTTGAGGGGGAAAGCTGTACCTGACCATGTATTGCTTGAAGTgaatgcatgaatgcatttacagtcTCCTGGAGTGTGAAAGTCATATCTGTGCTTGAGGTGATGTACTAAAGCTGACAGACCAAACATAGTAACAGCGGAAGATGTGGCTGTGTTTTCAACCAGCCAGCGCTTGCACGTGTAAGGTCTTGTGTTACAGGACCCGTCCCCACACATGCCCAAGTAGGAATTCCTCCTCTAGGAAGGCAGTGTTTTGAAAACACTGAGTCTTTGCCAGGAAAATATATGTGGGTGTAATTTCCTGTTCTTTTAAGGTACAAAATTGTGCACCCTCTTTATGAAGTTTGATGTCTTTAATACCTCCATCTTCCACCATAGACAGTTTATGTGTCCGTGATTTCCTGAGAAATGCAAACACGCAGAGCCGAACCCCCTCAAGGCATCGCTCCATGTGGAGAATGCCTTTTACGTAAGGCTTCTTTAAAAGGTTCCTTTCACGCTGCATCACCATCCACTCGAAAAACTGCATTACGTAACCGCAGCTGTATGGAAAATATGAGCTCTGTATTATTTATGACAGAACTAATGATTGTACAGTTCAGGTACAAAAAGAGAACCCATTAAGATAATGTGTTGCTACCTTTTACAGCTGCACACGCAGGATTCAAAGTGTTTTACACCAGTTTGACAATCGATAGCATTCATATTTTTCACTATATCCTGTTATGTTCATCAAAACATACCACACACATGGTTTTCACATAGACTCTCTGTCATGCAGTGATTGACCTGGTGCACTGGCGGGACCCTAAGAAGTCAGGCGTGGTGTTTGGCGtgtcgctgctgctgctgctttctCTGGCAGCGTTTAGCGTGATCAGCGTGGTCTCCTACCTGCTGCTGGCCCTCCTCTGTGTCACCATCTCTTTCCGCATCTACAAGTCTGTCATCCAGGCTGTGCAGAAGTCCAACGAAGGACACCCCTTCAAGTAAGAGTCATTTTTTTTGGCATGATTGTCTATGTGTCATATCAATAGATATATACTAAAATTTCAGCAATCGAAAATATTCAGCatcaaatttatttcagttttggatgGAATTGTGAtgttaacttaatttttaatttctcagATTGgcactttgacttttttttgttttttactgtttttacatgtTCTCTTCatgatttaatgtttgtttgaataaatctgtcatgaagattaaaaaaaacccatcacttttacacttcacctttaacattATAGTTCCATTTGGCACTTTAATATTAGTCACTGTGTTAGTAAGTGTTAGTTGTGTGCAGTGGTGCTCAGAGGTGTTTGAGTATGTGGTGGGGCAGGGCTAATTGGGTTGACCCATGTGCCTGTGACAGGGCTCTGATGGAGAAAGATGTCACTGTGCCCCCCGAGACCTTCCGCAAGCACGTGGACGTCTGTCTCAGCCACGTCAACCGTGTGCTCAAGCAGATGAGCCGCCTCTTTCTGGTCGAGGATCTGGTGGATTCCCTCAAGGTCAGGACCAGCAATTATAAATGCTgtgatttaaagtgatagttcacctaaaCATGAAATGTATTTCAGAATGCATTTACCTGTATGTTGTTCAAAacatttatgactttcttctgtatacaaaaatgtgatattttaaagtacaCATATGTCCTTTCCATACAACAGGTTGTCATttgagctccaaaaatgacaaaaggcaACAAGGAGCATTTATTTCTTCCTGTATTAGctgtagaatttttatttaaatattgcagtcacttaaaaattcaccaaaataaTTGTGTTCTCAAGCTTTCTGTTCTTTTGTCCCACATTACCTTCTGATTTCAGCTGGCAGTGGTTATGTGGCTGCTGACATATGTTGGAGCGGTCTTCAATGGCATCACTATCCTCATCCTCGGTAGGCTGAATGTGCATCATcacacttacattttttttttttttttttgaggggaacAAAATTGCTTCATGTTTAGTTATAGGCTGACCAATTGAGAGTGAATCTTCATAGTGTTTTAGAATGATTGTAATGACCTCACACtggatgttttctttttcagccgACATCCTGCTCTTCAGTGTACCACCCATCTATGAGAAAAACAAGGTTAGAGCTATATCTTTC encodes:
- the LOC109069079 gene encoding reticulon-3-like isoform X3 — its product is MDILHRPKTRSFLIPFFLRLYLSFSLLKAKKVVLGSDKPSENLATSLRFSSQSSSFSPVAYGSDSSGSPGANIDHTIKEKREVFDSSFGSQKQDSPIKASPVSERIKALEALAAKQNDFDRNDGGFPHFKERHYEKSPTESHGISSHLSFQKRTISNEQESSELPFQKRKMSSEQESSESPFQKKIMANEQESPESPFQKRTMANKQESPESPFQKRTMSNEQESPESPFEVLGEERHGSDFEDTADWMRAHLPPAPDFNIEDPDLDEGSDLPVVQESPSKVMKPNSVDTAEVSEPFAVPNQFMDSPIKVADDINQSKDDDNKQSKQESVEDDSEFDLNFLPTAYMWNKQEKEDMGTQGYQILPESQELPSSPAPPADFESASPPVSQQMEPSSAQRSNISKGNLEPGEIQEIDSSGESDDTVIEETVSIPKVGNNGLDTETHKEEETLPNNEKQPIQVPIINVIETEEQVFSDDEEPPEVEGEVMEEEDEECQILQSEGKRSSEQHDSEVPKVSVETLHDERKPDHGISSQTKQTSSDGEHSPEHKVIEDDYESGIFLQSSPDSGGLNSEDSQELMSQTLVSFEPLKESSLDKDLDKTAEILSDLPPDISSPSNEPSDVETYLDHYASEELALKDQLNSSYFKEIKGEKIEPLKTSCLPDNQNTNVQESFEHITYDFNETLNECRLDYESVPEPSLSDLSSYIPDDIETTLLQNKMPSVNSEDQKSAVEIKDSPLQEQEELPVQSIDQQPPVEEKPPAPFPSFHSEQSSKMIDNMSGPMANEVTEGSVITKSEPRVMTTKDLLDRPDSPETLSDTEMVEAECSVTAATDSFVEFMKECLKSRQGEEPEVLSPGHKTIDQNPKSDASASTQSSPAKILDLEQEPLTISALKELGSSQEEEDNDFPTMKTVLKPDKAPLPTPSAEASLTSSSHTPQNEYQPDALLPKEVEAIDIWVAEAYHLAEHVLTAILTHLTVIDLVHWRDPKKSGVVFGVSLLLLLSLAAFSVISVVSYLLLALLCVTISFRIYKSVIQAVQKSNEGHPFKALMEKDVTVPPETFRKHVDVCLSHVNRVLKQMSRLFLVEDLVDSLKLAVVMWLLTYVGAVFNGITILILADILLFSVPPIYEKNKTQIDRYIDIARTQFNTTVAKLQEKLPGSMKRCKAE
- the LOC109069079 gene encoding reticulon-3-like isoform X1 codes for the protein MADPMNQSSQISSSQGLNDGHSASSKDSKFSDSFFSSPVSLIQSPQDKKVVLGSDKPSENLATSLRFSSQSSSFSPVAYGSDSSGSPGANIDHTIKEKREVFDSSFGSQKQDSPIKASPVSERIKALEALAAKQNDFDRNDGGFPHFKERHYEKSPTESHGISSHLSFQKRTISNEQESSELPFQKRKMSSEQESSESPFQKKIMANEQESPESPFQKRTMANKQESPESPFQKRTMSNEQESPESPFEVLGEERHGSDFEDTADWMRAHLPPAPDFNIEDPDLDEGSDLPVVQESPSKVMKPNSVDTAEVSEPFAVPNQFMDSPIKVADDINQSKDDDNKQSKQESVEDDSEFDLNFLPTAYMWNKQEKEDMGTQGYQILPESQELPSSPAPPADFESASPPVSQQMEPSSAQRSNISKGNLEPGEIQEIDSSGESDDTVIEETVSIPKVGNNGLDTETHKEEETLPNNEKQPIQVPIINVIETEEQVFSDDEEPPEVEGEVMEEEDEECQILQSEGKRSSEQHDSEVPKVSVETLHDERKPDHGISSQTKQTSSDGEHSPEHKVIEDDYESGIFLQSSPDSGGLNSEDSQELMSQTLVSFEPLKESSLDKDLDKTAEILSDLPPDISSPSNEPSDVETYLDHYASEELALKDQLNSSYFKEIKGEKIEPLKTSCLPDNQNTNVQESFEHITYDFNETLNECRLDYESVPEPSLSDLSSYIPDDIETTLLQNKMPSVNSEDQKSAVEIKDSPLQEQEELPVQSIDQQPPVEEKPPAPFPSFHSEQSSKMIDNMSGPMANEVTEGSVITKSEPRVMTTKDLLDRPDSPETLSDTEMVEAECSVTAATDSFVEFMKECLKSRQGEEPEVLSPGHKTIDQNPKSDASASTQSSPAKILDLEQEPLTISALKELGSSQEEEDNDFPTMKTVLKPDKAPLPTPSAEASLTSSSHTPQNEYQPDALLPKEVEAIDIWVAEAYHLAEHVLTAILTHLTVIDLVHWRDPKKSGVVFGVSLLLLLSLAAFSVISVVSYLLLALLCVTISFRIYKSVIQAVQKSNEGHPFKALMEKDVTVPPETFRKHVDVCLSHVNRVLKQMSRLFLVEDLVDSLKLAVVMWLLTYVGAVFNGITILILADILLFSVPPIYEKNKTQIDRYIDIARTQFNTTVAKLQEKLPGSMKRCKAE